The DNA region CCAACCTGAAGTCCTCAAATTCAGGTTGTTCCATGGTTAACATTGTAAATATTTCTCCAATTTCTTCCAATGAATGAGCATCTGAATTTCTTATGATGAATAGGTCTTCAAATCCTTTCAAATAAGAGAACATTTCTGCGGTTGTACTGTGTTTTGAGATTTCAAAAGCATCTGGGACAAGGTTTTTTGGTATGAAACCTAACTGACTGATGAGACTGTAGCGGTTTTTGTCGATGTGAGCCGGTATAAAAATGCCTCCAAGTGAATGAACGTGCCTTTCAACCTGTTCAACCGATTGATCAATGGCTGTAATTAAAAGGCGTTCTTCCTGCCAGAGTATCTGTTCGTTTTCATCCACCACGACCTGGTATCCAAAGACAGATGGATCATTAGGGATATTGGGAAGATGAAAATCAAGGTATTCCTGCATTTTATCCAGTTGATTATCTGTTTCAAAGTAGGCCAGGCAGTGAATTTCTTCTTTAGTGGTGATTTCAACCCCCATGAAAAGAGTAATGCCTAATGGTTGTGCAAGTTGTTTGACGAGTTTACAATGATGCGTACTGTTATGATCGGTGATTCCAATTATTTTAAGCCCTTTATCAAGTGCCTCTTTTACAATATTCTTAGGGCTCATCTCCAGGCCAGCGCAAGGAGAAAGAACCGTATGAATATGCAGATCAGCCTTGTAAAGGTTCATTGTTATTTGGTTAGCAAGTTATAAAGTTTTCCTGATATAATAAAGGCAGAATCATATGTTCCAAGAACCGGTATTCCTTCTTCATTCGCCTGGGTAAGCATGTCTTCGTCCGGCTCAAATCCTTTGACCAGGATAATGGCTGCAAGGTCTTTCAGAGAGGCCACAGCAAGTACATTCTTATGTGTTTGAAGGGTAATCCAAACCTGCTGACTGGCAGCAAAACCCATAACATCACTGAGTAAGTCACTGGTATAACCTCCGTTAGCTTCACCGGATAAGCCGGCAATCCCTCCAAAAATGGTGAGATTCAATTCTTTTGCTATATCTTCTACTTTCATGGCAACTATAGATTAAAATTTGTCATTTCCCCATATTTCCTTGAGAATCTGTAATGATTCTTCAGGGGTAAGTTCGCCAGTATGTTCACGGCTTTTCTGAACAAAAATGCATTGACGAATACTGGCTTCACCCTGAACTATATCATTGGCGAAGGCCTGGCAATTGGGAGATCCGCAGGCTCCGCAATCTGTTTTCGGGAGAACCTGCATAAGCATTTGAACTTTATCCATCTTTCTCATGGCTTCTGCCATATCCTCATCCAACTTCATCATTGACCGTGGTTTAATCTCTTTGATGAAGATCCTGCGTTGAAGATACTCTTCATACTGATGGATTCCGACAACTGTATTATTGTCAATTGATTCAATTTCAGGTTGTTTTTTTCGAAGCCTTTCAGTAATCAGAAAGCGGTTGGTGGTATTTAGAGCACCCCCTGCACAACTTTCATCACAGGCCCTGAGTTCCAGGAAATCGATGTCTGAAATCTCTTCATTTTCTACCTTCTCCAGGAATTCAATAACATTATGTATTTCATCTATGGCGAGGCTACGACCAGGTATATTGTCAGCTTCACCATGAGTAAGAGTCCAGCGGACAGCATAACCAGGTAATGGCAGATTGGGAACAGGTATTTCATCATTCAACAATCCATTTTTAATGATCTTGTTGACTTTGTTATAGATGAAATCCATATTTATGACACCTGTAATCATGGAATAATCTTCTCCAACCGGACTCTTAATGGCCGCAATTTTTGCTGCACAGGGAGTGAAATAAAAGACTCCTACTTCAGCCGGATTTACCCCCTGATCGGTAAGAAGTTTACGGCAATAAAGAGCTGTTATATCAAGAGG from Bacteroidales bacterium includes:
- a CDS encoding serine kinase; this encodes MKVEDIAKELNLTIFGGIAGLSGEANGGYTSDLLSDVMGFAASQQVWITLQTHKNVLAVASLKDLAAIILVKGFEPDEDMLTQANEEGIPVLGTYDSAFIISGKLYNLLTK
- a CDS encoding PHP domain-containing protein: MNLYKADLHIHTVLSPCAGLEMSPKNIVKEALDKGLKIIGITDHNSTHHCKLVKQLAQPLGITLFMGVEITTKEEIHCLAYFETDNQLDKMQEYLDFHLPNIPNDPSVFGYQVVVDENEQILWQEERLLITAIDQSVEQVERHVHSLGGIFIPAHIDKNRYSLISQLGFIPKNLVPDAFEISKHSTTAEMFSYLKGFEDLFIIRNSDAHSLEEIGEIFTMLTMEQPEFEDFRLALKTSKTVNPVSK
- a CDS encoding 4Fe-4S binding protein; translated protein: METRHFHHALRISEELCTGCSHCMNVCPTEAIRVRKGKAILYENRCVDCGECFKVCPVKAINIDHDDFSRISTFKHRIALVPAVFIGQFPENISREQIYRAILACGFTQIYEVELGTILLVEQIRKYAEENPGIKPLISSFCPAIIRLIQVKFPSLVNNIMLLKPPLDITALYCRKLLTDQGVNPAEVGVFYFTPCAAKIAAIKSPVGEDYSMITGVINMDFIYNKVNKIIKNGLLNDEIPVPNLPLPGYAVRWTLTHGEADNIPGRSLAIDEIHNVIEFLEKVENEEISDIDFLELRACDESCAGGALNTTNRFLITERLRKKQPEIESIDNNTVVGIHQYEEYLQRRIFIKEIKPRSMMKLDEDMAEAMRKMDKVQMLMQVLPKTDCGACGSPNCQAFANDIVQGEASIRQCIFVQKSREHTGELTPEESLQILKEIWGNDKF